A genome region from Paramisgurnus dabryanus chromosome 12, PD_genome_1.1, whole genome shotgun sequence includes the following:
- the LOC135738544 gene encoding trace amine-associated receptor 4-like, producing the protein MSFNETENILLCYPLHPDSCPRAHRLTGVKVTMYAFMLLIILMTVSGNLLIIISISHFKQLQSPTHLLVQSLAVCDCLLGLLVMPYSMVRSVEGCWFLGAVICKVQSSLDLTFCTSSLIHLSLISLDRYWAICDPLRYKMKITNNTVTVFITLTWICSFVYSFSVVFTGVNAVGLEAYILQVSCFGGCVLFFNKEWGLTSVILIFIIPGTIMSSLYIIIFNVVKKHTKVLSEKVSVTTTGVNSQSSAHRERKAAKTLALVMGVFFICWLPLSMATAVDPFLNFVTPADVYEALFWFAYFNSTCNPLIYGFFYPCFQKAFKTLIFTYICGFNHSHTQTFE; encoded by the coding sequence ATGTCTTTCAATGAGACTGAGAATATTCTCCTGTGTTATCCTTTACATCCAGACTCTTGTCCTAGAGCTCATCGTCTCACTGGAGTTAAAGTGACAATGTACGCTTTCATGTTACTCATAATCCTCATGACAGTTTCTGGGAATCTGCTGAtcatcatctccatctctcacttcaaaCAGCTTCAGTCTCCAACTCATCTGCTCGTTCAGTCATTGGCTGTGTGTGACTGTCTGCTGGGTTTACTGGTGATGCCCTACAGTATGGTGCGATCTGTAGAGGGCTGCTGGTTTTTAGGAGCTGTTATTTGTAAAGTTCAGTCTAGTTTGGACTTGACCTTCTGTACTTCTTCTTTAATACATCTTAGTTTAATATCTCTTGATAGATACTGGGCCATCTGTGACCCTCTGAGGTACAAAATGAAGATCACAAACAACACTGTGACTGTATTTATCACCCTTACATGGATCTGTTCATTTGTGTACAGCTTTTCTGTTGTGTTTACAGGAGTGAATGCTGTTGGTTTGGAAGCTTATATATTACAGGTGTCTTGTTTTGGTGGCTGTgttctgttttttaacaaagaaTGGGGACTGACAagtgtgattttaatatttattattccaGGAACTATAATGAGCTCTCTGTATATCATTATATTCAATGTTGtgaaaaaacacacaaaggtTTTGTCAGAGAAAGTGTCTGTGACCACCACAGGTGTTAACAGTCAAAGCTCTGcacacagagaaagaaaagcaGCTAAAACTCTGGCTCTTGTTATGGGCGTTTTCTTTATCTGCTGGCTGCCTTTATCTATGGCCACTGCTGTCGATCCTTTCCTTAATTTTGTGACCCCAGCTGATGTTTATGAGGCTTTATTTTGGTTTGCCTATTTTAACTCAACTTGTAATCCTTTGATCTATGGATTTTTCTATCCTTGCTTTCAGAAGGCCTTTAAGACTCTCATATTCACTTATATCTGTGGATTCAATCATTCACATACTCAGACATTTGAATAA
- the LOC135738527 gene encoding trace amine-associated receptor 4-like: MSFNETENILLCYPLHPDSCPRAHRLTVVKVAMYAFISLMILMTVFGNLLIIISISHFKQLQSPTHLIVQSLAVCDCLLGSLVIPYSMVRSVEGCWFLGDVICKVQSSLDVTFCFSSLIHLSLISIDRYLAICDPLRYKMRITNNTVTVLITLTWIFSFVYSFSVVFSGVSAVGLEAYVLQVSCFGGCAALFNKEWGLISIILLFIIPGTIMSSLYIIIFNVVKKHAKVLSVKVSVTTTGVNSQSSAHRERKAAKTLALVMGVFFLCWLPLSIATAVDPFLNFVTPADVYEALFWFAYFNSTCNPLIYGFFYPCFQKAFKTLIFTYICGFNHSHTQTFE; encoded by the coding sequence ATGTCTTTCAATGAAACTGAGAATATTCTCCTATGTTATCCTTTACATCCAGACTCTTGTCCTAGAGCTCATCGTCTCACTGTTGTTAAAGTGGCAATGTACGCTTTCATTTCACTCATGATCCTCATGACAGTTTTTGGGAATCTGCTGAtcatcatctccatctctcacttcaaaCAGCTTCAGTCTCCAACTCATCTGATCGTTCAGTCATTGGCTGTGTGTGACTGTCTGCTGGGTTCACTGGTGATCCCCTACAGTATGGTGCGATCTGTCGAGGGCTGCTGGTTTTTGGGAGATGTTATTTGTAAAGTTCAGTCTAGCTTGGATGTAACCttctgtttttcttctttaatacATCTTAGTTTAATATCTATTGATAGATACTTGGCCATCTGTGACCCTCTGAGGTATAAAATGAGGATCACAAACAACACTGTGACTGTATTGATAACCCTTACATGGATCTTTTCATTTGTGTACAGCTTTTCTGTTGTGTTTTCAGGAGTGAGTGCTGTTGGTTTGGAAGCTTATGTATTACAGGTGTCTTGTTTTGGTGGGTGTGCTGCTCTTTTTAACAAAGAATGGGGACTAATTAgtataattttgttatttattattccaGGAACTATAATGAGCTCTCTGTATATCATCATATTCAATGTTGTTAAAAAACATGCAAAGGTTTTGTCAGTGAAAGTGTCTGTGACCACCACAGGTGTTAACAGTCAAAGCTCTGcacacagagaaagaaaagcaGCTAAAACTCTGGCTCTTGTTATGGGCGTTTTCTTTCTCTGCTGGCTGCCTTTATCTATTGCCACTGCTGTCGATCCTTTCCTTAATTTTGTGACCCCAGCTGATGTTTATGAGGCTTTATTTTGGTTTGCCTATTTTAACTCAACTTGTAATCCTTTGATCTATGGATTTTTCTATCCTTGCTTTCAGAAGGCCTTTAAGACTCTCATATTCACTTATATTTGTGGATTCAATCATTCACATACTCAGACATTTGAATAA
- the LOC135738525 gene encoding trace amine-associated receptor 3-like — protein MSFNETENILLCYPLHPDSCPRAHRHTGVKVTMYAFISLMILMTVFGNLLIIISISHFKQLQSPTHLLVQSLAVCDCLMGSLVMPYSMVRSVEGCWFLGDVICKVHSSLDVTFCFSSLIHLSLISIDRYWAICDPLRYKMRITNNTVTVFITLTWIFSFVYSFSVVFSGVSVVGLEAYILQASCFGGCAALFNKEWGLSSCILLFIIPGTIMSSLYIIIFNVVKKHAKVLSEKVSVTTTGVNSQSSAHRERKAAKTLALVMGVFFLCWLPSSIAIAVDPFLHFVIPADVFEALYWFAYFNSTCNPLIYGFFYPCFQKAFKTLIFTYICGFNHSHTLTFE, from the coding sequence ATGTCTTTCAATGAGACTGAGAATATTCTCCTGTGTTATCCTTTACATCCAGACTCTTGTCCTAGAGCTCATCGGCACACAGGAGTTAAAGTGACAATGTACGCTTTCATTTCACTCATGATCCTCATGACAGTTTTTGGGAATCTGCTGAtcatcatctccatctctcacttcaaaCAGCTTCAGTCTCCAACTCATCTGCTCGTTCAGTCATTGGCTGTGTGTGACTGTCTGATGGGTTCACTGGTGATGCCCTACAGTATGGTGCGATCTGTCGAGGGCTGCTGGTTTTTGGGAGATGTTATTTGTAAAGTTCATTCTAGCTTGGATGTAACCttctgtttttcttctttaatacATCTTAGTTTAATATCTATTGATAGATACTGGGCAATCTGTGACCCTCTGAGATACAAAATGAGGATCACAAACAACACTGTGACTGTATTTATCACCCTTACATGGATCTTTTCATTTGTGTACAGCTTTTCTGTTGTGTTTTCAGGAGTGAGTGTTGTTGGTTTGGAAGCTTATATATTACAGGCGTCTTGTTTTGGTGGCTGTGCTGCTCTTTTTAACAAAGAATGGGGACTAAGTAGTTGTatcttgttatttattattccaGGAACTATAATGAGCTCTCTGTATATCATCATATTCAATGTTGTGAAAAAACACGCAAAGGTTTTGTCAGAGAAAGTGTCTGTGACCACCACAGGTGTTAACAGTCAAAGCTCTGcacacagagaaagaaaagcaGCTAAAACTCTGGCTCTTGTTATGGGCGTTTTCTTTCTCTGCTGGCTGCCCTCATCTATTGCCATTGCTGTTGATCCTTTCCTTCATTTTGTGATCCCAGCTGATGTTTTTGAGGCTTTATATTGGTTTGCCTATTTTAACTCAACTTGTAATCCTTTGATCTATGGATTTTTCTATCCTTGCTTTCAGAAAGCCTTTAAGACTCTCATATTCACTTATATCTGTGGATTCAATCATTCACATACTCTGACATTTGAATAA